The genomic stretch GATTTTACAGGGAGGAATAAAGATGGCTACTAATAAAAAAGAAATTATTCGTTTACTCGAAGAAATTGCCACTTATATGGAATTAAAAGGAGAAAATAGCTTTAAAATATCTGCTTTCCGCAAAGCTGCACAAGCAATTGAATTAGATAGTAGAAGTTTATCTGAAATTGATGATTTTACGAAGATTAGTGGCATCGGAAAAACAACGGGCGAAATTATCCAACGTTATTTAGATAGCGGAGAATGTCCAGAACTTGAGGCGCTTAAAAAAGAAGTACCAGCTGGTCTCGTTCCACTTTTAGATGTGCCAGGGCTAGGAGGCAAGAAATTATCGCGTCTTTATCATGAGCTTGGTGTGGTGGATAAAGATACATTACTCCAAGAAGCAGAAAATGGTCATATCGAAGCATTGAAAGGTTTTGGTAAAAAGTCTGCTGAAAAAATGGCCGAAGCAGTGCGCGAAATGGGTGAGCGCCCTGATAGATATCCGCTAAATGATGTTTTACCAATCATTCAAAAAGTAGAAGCTTATCTTGCGGATATTGCTCCAATCGAAACTTTTGCTCAAGCTGGAAGTCTACGCAGATTGCGGGAAACGGTGAAAGATTTAGATTATGTTATTGCGACGGAAAAACCAGAAGAAGTTCAAAAAGCATTACTGGCATTTCCATTAATTACGGACGTTATTGGAGCTGGTGAAACAAAAGTATCAGCTGTATTAGAAGATAATATTACCATTTCCGTGGATTTCCGTTTAGTAGAAAAGAAAGCTTTTGCAACGACACTACATCATTTTACGGGTTCTAAAGATCACAACATCAAAATGCGCCAATTAGCTAAACAATCCAATGAAAAAATAAGTGAGTATGGAGTCGAGCAAGAAGATGGAAGTGTTCGTCACTTTGAATCGGAAAAAGCATTTTTCGAGCATTTTAAGATTCCGTTTCTCCCACCTGAAGTTCGCCGAGATGGTACAGAAATTGAGCGCGTGACGAAAGATACAAAATTCCTTGAGTTAAGCGATATTCGCGGGGACTTGCACATGCATACAACTTGGTCGGACGGAGCCTACGCGATTCCAGAAATGATTGAAGCATGTATCGCAAAAGGATATGAATACATGGTTATTACAGATCACGGGCAATTTTTGCGAGTAGCTAATGGTCTGGACGAAAAAAGATTATTGGAGCAGCAAGCAGAAA from Listeria monocytogenes ATCC 19117 encodes the following:
- the polX gene encoding DNA polymerase/3'-5' exonuclease PolX — protein: MATNKKEIIRLLEEIATYMELKGENSFKISAFRKAAQAIELDSRSLSEIDDFTKISGIGKTTGEIIQRYLDSGECPELEALKKEVPAGLVPLLDVPGLGGKKLSRLYHELGVVDKDTLLQEAENGHIEALKGFGKKSAEKMAEAVREMGERPDRYPLNDVLPIIQKVEAYLADIAPIETFAQAGSLRRLRETVKDLDYVIATEKPEEVQKALLAFPLITDVIGAGETKVSAVLEDNITISVDFRLVEKKAFATTLHHFTGSKDHNIKMRQLAKQSNEKISEYGVEQEDGSVRHFESEKAFFEHFKIPFLPPEVRRDGTEIERVTKDTKFLELSDIRGDLHMHTTWSDGAYAIPEMIEACIAKGYEYMVITDHGQFLRVANGLDEKRLLEQQAEIKKIAANYPEIDVYSGVEMDILADGSLDFDDETLKQLDFVIASIHSSFQQSEEEIMKRLKTACENPYVRLIAHPTGRIVVKRKPYHVNMKELIQLAKNTGTALELNANPQRLDLNREHLEMAHAAGVPIAINTDAHDTKHLDFMSIGVRAATKAWLDKSAILNTKTAAEFKHFLQNK